The stretch of DNA GACTGCCTAAAGGACCATGTGTGACCTATAGAGCTAATTGTACCGGCTTGATAGGATATCCTCTACCAAAGGAAcacctgcctccagatgaggcactactGAATCCTCCAAAATAACTGGGCCACTTATCAGAGGTCGTCTCCTTAGGTTGGCCCATGATGCGCTCGGTCCTTTTGGCGATCTCCACTACCAATGTAAAAGAAATATCATCGTCGACCTCTCTGTCCATCTGTAACCTGATGCCATATgtaaggccatctatgaacctccgcAACTTCTCCCTCTCAATAGGAATCAGGGTTGCTGCATGGCATGATAGGTCCACAAATATGGtcccatactgagtaacaatcatgctAACCTGCTAAAGGCGCTCAAACTGACTGCAGAACTCCTCTCTCTAAGTGAAGgaaatgaacttctccaagagCAACTGTGAGAGCTAAGCCGAAGTGAgaggaggtgaacctgctggccTTCCATGTACATAAACATGCCACCATCACTTGGCAGAACCATGTATTTGAAACATTGTGAAATCAACTCCGTtggactccactatacccatattccATAATATCTCATGGAAATGGTCCAAGAAATCttgagggggaggggggggaggggagggtcTACAGAAAGGTGCACAACGAAAGTGTGGGGGAAACCACTTGGTAAACTTGTCAAACATCTTTAGCCCCTCATCTGACATTGGGGTCTCTCCCCGCGCTGTGTAGGAACAACGAGCTGAACCGCCCCAAATAGTAAAATTGCTGGGGTCTGATAACCATGAGATATttgctctagagtgtgagtagcGGGTGGTGCACTCTATTTTGTACAGGTTATAACAAAATACAACTAGTGGTTCTTCTTAAGATGAATAaaagagttgccacctaatatttaaggtaTAATATGGTACCTATAAGTCAGTGAAAATTATTATCCTAatagtctgctaaccggtgagatttggTTAAGGGTTGTAGTTATCCTAATGGTctactaaccggtgagattttaggcatctattaaaatctacctgaggtagctccttaAACTTAGGCAAGGTTCGTGGAATGAAATGTCAATATTCTGGTTGATTAACTTTTTGAAATTGTTAAGTGAGATTTTATAAAGttgttttaagttttgcttgaAAGCTAATTTTAAGAAAATGTTGTGTATCTTCTTTAGAAAAGTGATGCTTATTTATGGATCTTTATAACTCTTAGAATAAAAGATTACTCCAAAAATATTCTTTTGATTGAAAAGGAATATACCCTGTTTGTTTTATGAAAAACTACCCTAGTGAAATGCCTTatgtttttaaacttatttatgTTATTCCTTGTAGGTTCGACTATATATGATTGCTTTTATCTTGAAACAACTCTTATATTACTCATGATCCATTTGAAGATTTTTCAAGGaggatttatttttatttttttaaatatgccAAAAACCTTAAAATCACTGAAATTCATTAGCTGTAAGTATAAATAGATGTTGTTTGTTTGTTAAATGGTTAGTCTCAAACTATTAATGTTCAAAATGTTAAGGTTATTGAAGCAGATGAACCTAGTAATCTAATTTACCCTTTTTACCTATAAGTCCTAATATGCCTAATTTTCTTAAACAATCAAAATATCAAAGAATATCCAATAATAAGGTTAATATTCCAAGATATATACATAAAACAACAAAGAATAACAACTATCATTTAAAAATATGAGGAAGGAAAGCTGGACTCTTAAGATTTGGGCTGGCAAGCAAACCAGGCCCAGATTGACTATAGCAGTGGCAGAATCCAACAAGCAGGGAAAGCAGCCCAGTTTTGGAACTTGGACCTGAGTTCCAAATGAACTCAGTAGGCCCAATCGAACATGCATAAAAAAGGGAAAGATAATAATTAGTGTATATCTATATAGGGTAAAACAAGACAAAATCATAGCAATTAATAGTAACAAATAGTTAAGGGATGCAGTAAAGTCAATTTATTCATGCTAACCCTATGAGGATTAATTGAAGTTAGTGAACATAGGCTTAGGGTCACCACATTTATGGATGAAGTACCCCTATGGAcccctgacacttcaaagttcacgagggtctcatggaccccgagcagtgcttgtgtcagggagggGTACCTCAACCACAAACCAAGCTCACACCTAAATACCTTTGGTCATAAACTCCTACTCTTCCTCAAAGGTCTCGACACATATAAAGTGTCAACTTAGCAGTTTCACATAGCCAACATGAAAGAGACAAGTATCAAAGGTTCATCAGAAACCTTTTAGAGGTTAAGACACTCATAAATTGCAACTATCACTAGTGTCAAAACATAAGCAGTTAAAGTCTTTACACAATATGGACCTTGTAATATTCTTCGATAGAACACAACATGTAAGAACATGTCACTATAGGTGGATTATTAAAGTTTTGATGGTGACAAAGGCCTTGATGTTGATCCTAAATATCATAACGTATAGAGAACATTTATGAGTTTTCCAATTACGAGAACCAAACATTGCTCGGATTTATAAGTGGGGATCATCCCAAGACAGTGATGTCAAGACGTCATGAGATATCAAATAAAAGCTTTCATTTTATGGCTAATCTTGGCATGCAGAACACATCAAGTAGGCAGGTTTAGTGATAGACATGATAACaaattgtcacgccccgagcctggggggcgagaccagcacccggtgcctcatctatccttgcgtaccaacttacgACTAAGGagctctgaacatataatgtcatactttggccatgggccacattgcaagacaatttgcgaagcaaaatatacaACTGAATGGAAAccaacgctgactaaacatcaatataaagctgggccggcaaggctGTCATAACTAATACAACtaccaaaccaacaaaatatacatacaaggcctacaagcccaacatactgcactaactgacaggttatgtctacaagcctctactgatggatgtaccgtGATTGGAACAGAGCCCCGATCTACCCaaaacctatatacatatatatacaaaatatctaGACCCagtaactccgaaggacgtggagatTACTGATAAAGCTAAACTCGGGCAATACCTACAGAGGAGGTCGACCTGCCTGTCTGTCTGAATCTGCACACATGAAATGCAACtgtccccagaaaaagggacgttaatacaaaataatgtactgagtgtgcaaggcaataaaataactgaaagctgaaactgaactgataatataataactgaaagtaactgggagtcaaagatgatctggagaaaTACTTGCCTTCTGATACTGActtaactctctcaatatattaagtaaaataagtGTCCGGCCCTATATGGCTCGTAACGTGTAACTGCTCCGCcatagtaggctcactcataggcgctcgaccatactaggctctgtatctcagccattttgggctcgcttataggcgctcggccacagtaggctcggtatataacttactatctgatcagaggtttcccaataggggcctgcccatctaTTAAAGCTCGATGttaataaaaatactgtaatttatgagactaagataatgtatataaattcaggattatgaacttctctttataccTTTTTATCagacacatgtaattacgagatcctGCCaacatgaaggaagggcttagccttaacatacctggagtagggaaaacatctgtatgatattcttgagaaggattacaccgtactcccttagaatcaaaaAATCTCGTTGCTATTATAGTATGGAGTCTCGTATAAATTTCCGAATCCCCTTACCCTCGTTCTTGGCTTTGCCTTTCTGTGTAACTCCCTTACCAAATGGAGTTTGATATTAATTCAAGATAAGTGTAGGGATGATTGTCATTCTTGGCTTTGCATTCTGTGTAACTCCCTTACCAAATGAAGTTTGGTATTATTGCAAGATAAGTGTAGGGATGAGTATTGTTCTTGGCTTTGCATTATGTATAACTTCCTTACCAAATGAAGTTTGGTATTAATTCAAGATAAGTGTAGGAATGACTATTATGATTTCTCTTTCTTCGTGTTTGCAAGGAGTGGATTAGGATATTATCCATGTGTCCTCTTAATTCAATGGTCTAAAGTCAAGAGTCACTTATCCAATATTCCTCCACTTGCTGCCACATGAGGGGGGCTTTGTCCCCACCTAcaattatccacaaatccttaattacatggttaatctctCATTAAActataattaaccaattacccatataattaagaattatctcaattaacttaaaatactactcatttttaatacactttatacatcatactatcatggtcatatggtaccttgtatggtactagtccataaatacagggtattatagcttggactgtattttatcccaaattgccaaacttcgacgaaactcattttttctATTTGCTTAcattctctccttcacgaatttattcaTCACGTGTTTTAAAtatcataatgcttataatcccaAAGTAACctcattcctgaacttacgtcgattaacttacgacaaaactttaatgtATGAAAACGCGAGacgtaacatccttccccccttagaaacattcatcctcgaatgtttattCTTAGAGCCTTTGGGAAAATTTGGCCAGAGTCTCCTCCGTTCACTAGattaaaaccaacctgtacgcAGCCAGAAAATATACTATACATGCCAAATATGGCCAATGTCTACAAATAGCAACACTTGGTCTCACATAGCTATCCATTATAAATTCTTAAAgtaaaaaataagagcttacctgatgacctactggcctgaatagagctgtgctgaggtatcccacctcgagccatatcttcagtttgaaataggtgggggtatttagacttcatttcttcctccgcttcccacgtcatctaTTCCATATTCTTGCTTAAGACCTTCATGGAGGCTATCTCCTTATTCCATAgtttgcggatttgtcggtcttgGATGGCAaccggaatttcctcgtatgacaagtcctctgtaatctgtacatcatccgtgggcaccactcgggtaggattgcCAATGCACTTTCGTAACGTAGATACGTGAAAAAATGGATGGACATACTCCAATTccgagggcaattctaactcataagctacttggcctactctccgaatgatcctataaggcccaatataccgtgggctaagcttgcctttcttgccaaacctcatcatgtccttcataggtgacacctttaagaatacccagtcattaaccccgaactctaagtctcgtcgccgcacgtcagaatatgacttctgacgactttgggatgtcaacagtcgctcccggatacgCTTTACTTTCTCTACAACTTGCTAAACCAGGTTtagcccatgtaacccagattctccaatatcaaaccaccctataggagatctggatactggagtggtaactgttattatatgcaaactcgataagaggtaaatgttcatcccaacttcttttaaaatctaacacacatgctcgtaacatatcctcgagcgtctgaattgtgtgcTCGGCTtgtccgtcagtctgtggatgaaaagttgtgctgagattcacctgactccctagacctttctgaaatgacctccaaaaatatgtTGTAGActgggccccacggtcagatataatagatgcTGGTACtctgtgtagccgcactatctccttaatatataactttgcatagtcttctactgtatatgtagatctgaccggtaggaaatgagctgatttcgtgagcctatcgattatcacccatatggaatcgaacttacaatgagaacgaggtaaacctgTGACAatgtccatgtttatcgcctcccatttccacgtcgggatctctatagtctgcattagcccttcAGGCTTCtagtgctctaccttcacctgctggcaactaggacactgagcaacatactcaacaatgttcttcttcatatcgttccaccagtacatatccttaatttcatgatacatattcgtcgacccaggatgaatggagtaccacgaataatgtgcctctgatataatcctgtctcgtagctctgctacatctggaacacatagacgacccctatatctgagaaccccatctcccttgagctctaataacggcttcttctgctgcaaaactcgctctctcaacttgaccaactctgggtcctcgtactttctctcctttacttcagctatgacagatgattttgcagtattttggagtacaactccaccatcgccAGAATCTACTAAtggaacccccaaacaagccaattaatgaatctctctagttaattatcTTTTAccggcctctacatgtgctaagatACCCATacatcggcgacttaaggcatctgctataACATTAGCTTTCCtgggatggtagagaatgttaacatcgtaatctttcaattactcaagccatcgcctctgtcgcaaattcaactctttttgcttgaagatatattgcagtaTTTTATGATCTATGAATACATCAACAtggacaccatataaataatgcctccatatattaagtgcatggacaaccacagctaactcgaggtcatgggttggataatgccgctcgtgcttccttaactgccttgaagcatatgcaattaccttcccctGTTACATCATGACACATCCTAActcgacacctgaggcatcacaatacatggcataaccatcttgaccctctggaagtgttaaaACTGGCCCTGAGTTCAACCTGTTCTTAAGTTCTTGGAAACTCTTCTTGCAATcctctgtccactgaaacttagttgctttctgcgtcaacttcgtcaatggtgccaaaagggaagaaaaacgctctacgaacctccgatagtatcccgctaagcctagaaagctacgaacctctgtcggagtggtaggtctaggccaggatttcacatcctcaatcttctgagtgtatACCTTTATATCTCCATCGCATACAATGTGCCCCAAATATGCTACAGactttaaccaaaactcacatttagagaacttagcatataatttactatcacgggggatttggagtaccgctcacaggtggtccacatgctcatcctctgagcGTGAATAAaccataatatcatcaataaatactatcacgaatagatctaaaaatgctcggaataggctattcatcaaatccatgaatacggCTAGTgtattcgtcaacccgaaggacatgacaaggaactcgaagtggccatatcaggtcctgaaggctgtcttgggaatatctttctcccgaactctgacttggtggtaccccgacctcaaatcaatcattgaaaagcatctagctccctgcaactgatcaaacaagtcatctatccttggaaggggatacttattcttaatagttaccttgttcagctgcctataatagatacacatcctcagcgagccgtctttcttccatataaacagtaccggtgcaccccaaggtgaggtactgggcttgatgaaacctttctccagcaaatcttttaactgctccttcaactccttcaattcggcaggtgccattctatatggagggatggatattggttgagttcctggaagcaaatcgaagCCAAAACCAATATCTCCCtatggaggaatacctggaagttcatctAGAAATACATCTGCGTACTCtttgactactggaatagactgaagtgtaggtatctcagcatctgcatctctaactcgcacaatatgataaatgcaccctttggCGAACATTTTcatcgccttcagataggaaataaacctacctctgggtgtcgctgtattacctacccattcaaggactggctcacccagaAAATGAAATCTAGCTGTCGTTGCTCGACAAtgaactgtggcatagcaagctgccaaccagtccatgcccatgatagcatcaaaatccaacatctctagctcaactaggtcggctgaggtctgacgaccacAAACTGACACCGTACAATCTCGTTAAACCAGTCTAGCAATAGTCGATTCTccaaccggtgtagataccgcaaaaggatcacttagtattccaggcactataccaaacttccccacgacaaatggggtaatacacgATAAAGTAGATGCTGGGTCTATCAAGGAATAAGCatcatgagagcaaatggtcaacatacctgtcacaacgtctggtgaagactcttgGTCCTTTTGACTCGCTAAAGAATAGCTACTATTctggttaccacctgaactggaacctctacctctgcctcgacctctactagTCAAAGACTGAGCTAGCGTTTGGCTATAGATTTCCAAATTTGTTATGAAAAATTTGTTTGggtgaaatttggtttgaagatgaaaatgtgtttggacatcagttttcaaaacatatttcccatATTTCCCATTaccaataacattcattatattatcgcaaaccatagtcctaaacataaataaatttgatacaaaatcaTCATTTTTacaatgaactacatgatacactatcaggtgaCCGAGAAAACGAAGCATCATTGtttcaaaataataaatggtgggctcttttataaaataaaaaagtttggggcaattttttttaaaaatgtaataatgatattttggcccaaaaccagctattgaactggttttgggatttgggatttgagatttgggattttgccaaaatgtaggcaaaatctatggccaaacatgtgtttgccaaataaaacccaaatttattttggcaaaatttatGTCTAAACGGGTCctgagactcgcgccttgaaggatgcatagacatagatgatcctgttgctgaattcGCTGGTtatgccatacccccagaatctctatttgggcaatctcgcatcatatgccctggacgtccacatgtataacaagcatcagaaccggCTCGGCATTGGcctaagtgtcctctaccacagagtCACACCACGAcgaaaatgaccatgtctgccctgAACCTCACTGTTGCTACAAATCCAACGcccatgagctctcacctggtcccgACTGAGTATAATGATCATacttgtaaccctgtaactgaggtggcggaggcctaggtggtcgTTTCATGTATTGGGGCCTATAACTGCTCCTGAAACTTGGAAAATCATATCCTCTTACGCTGCCCTGACTCAGTCCTCTCTGTTCCTTGCTGCTGTTCTATATTCTGggtgaatgcctgaatccgggagatatccatactatcctgcaatgcagcggtggtaCATGCCTCAGTCAACTCTGGGGCCAATCCTACTACAAACCtatgaatcctgtcccgcatagtagcaactatggatggtgcatatctggccaatgagtcaaaacttagactatactctcgaacactcatattgccctgcttgagggctagaaactgatcaattcgagcctgtcggatctcccatggtaagtactggtcaaggaaggcatatgaaaaattctcccaaatagctggaggtgcatcacgtcccctggacctctcccatctcttgtaccaaaggatggctatatctcggagtcgaaaagctgctagctcaaccgcgtctttctccgtggcatgcataacccgaaagatgttgtgaagctgatctatgatttcctgcgggtcctccctctgatctgtccccgtgaactctgggggacttaaagcaataaactctcggacccttgaactccgaGACCCCTCAAAAGATCTTGCACTAGaggatgccctagcctgttgttgggtagctaccaactgtgtcaacaattgcaccgcactccTCATGTCCTGATCCGATGGAAGCGCAAGAGGAACTGGATGTGCGagctccctaggaatctcctcaggtggtagacgagccggtaatggctgggtAGGGGTCTCTCCCCGGGCCTCcgattgggccccatctactgggggtaccctactGGTCCCCTCACCCACTGCTGTATCTCTCTTCtgactagccgtagtcttcctagtcatcgtcatctgtgcatgcaaacccCAACaggtaagtttaactcaaatttcctataactcagttctatagcacgacttagatttgaaagaagggtaaccaactcctaaatgccctgtagtcccctgcttatataatgtggtatACCAcatatctataaacaagaccctactagacacggcttgtagacttcctaggacagaactgctctgataccacttttgtcacgccccgagcctAGAGGGGCGAtatcggcacccggtgcctcatctatccttgcataccaacttgcgaTTAAGgggctctgaacatataatgtcatactttggccatgggccacattgcaagacaatttgcgaagcaaaatatacaACTGAATGGAAAccaatgctgactaaacatcaatataaagctgggccagcaaggccgtcataactaatAAAGgtaatataattatatatttgagacTATATTATTAAATTAACTGTAATACTTGtttattaaaatatgaaaattattttaattaattaaggtAGTAAAAGTAgtatagtttataaatatttgagACTACATTTTTATCGATCTTaatattgttaattattattatatgtATTATATCATTTATATATTGAGAAAAATAAGTATTATTGATTTAAAAATACTTTACTACGTTTATTACTGATTAATAAgtgtaaataaattaatttaaaaggagAGGGTCAAATTTGGTCGTCAACAGCgggagtttgggctcctccccGGTCCTGAGAGTCGGCTGAGGCCACAGAAAATACATCAGCCTTTGCCATACTCTCCATCAAGCGAAACATGTAGACTAGGGCATCTTGAAGCATATGGGTAGCAATGAACCTTTCTGGGACCTGAGATGGTCTGACTAGCTGGGTCGGAACAGGGATCTCATCATCCTGCTCTATCTGAGGTTCCAGCATAGGTGTCATTGTGcatgctctaggctgagctctgcctctacctcgtcCCCGAcccctacccctggtagtggaTGCAACTTGGGGCTCCGGTTCCTGATCAATTGAGGATgtcgtacgtgtcctcaccatctacgagAAACTATGAGAAGAAAGATTCAAACT from Nicotiana tomentosiformis chromosome 11, ASM39032v3, whole genome shotgun sequence encodes:
- the LOC138901396 gene encoding uncharacterized protein, yielding MNVIGNGKYGKYVLKTDVQTHFHLQTKFHPNKFFITNLEIYSQTLAQSLTSRGRGRGRGSSSGGNQNSSYSLASQKDQESSPDVVTDPASTLSCITPFVVGKFVCGRQTSADLVELEMLDFDAIMGMDWLAACYATVHCRATTARFHFLGEPVLEWVGNTATPRGRFISYLKAMKMFAKGCIYHIVRVRDADAEIPTLQSIPVVKEYADVFLDELPAYLGHIVCDGDIKVYTQKIEDVKSWPRPTTPTEKATKFQWTEDCKKSFQELKNRLNSGPVLTLPEGQDGYAMYCDASGVELGCVMM